A portion of the Thermoplasmata archaeon genome contains these proteins:
- a CDS encoding HEPN domain-containing protein, translating to MKDRVLIWVKQAKREMESAERALAAGDFYLVAWLCHQSVEKMLRALLMHKNLEPPEEKHSLIRLGHIASVPPEHDTRLRELTPHYTLSRYPDASGEPPYELYTKEKAEALMEDAKEVIVWIEEQMAP from the coding sequence GTGAAGGATCGCGTCCTGATATGGGTGAAGCAGGCGAAGCGAGAGATGGAGAGCGCCGAGAGGGCCCTCGCCGCCGGCGACTTCTATCTCGTGGCGTGGCTCTGCCATCAATCGGTCGAGAAGATGCTCCGGGCGCTCCTGATGCACAAGAACCTCGAGCCCCCGGAGGAGAAGCACTCGCTGATAAGGCTCGGCCACATCGCCAGCGTTCCTCCCGAGCACGACACGCGCCTTCGCGAGCTGACGCCGCACTACACGCTGTCCAGATACCCCGACGCCTCCGGCGAGCCGCCCTATGAGCTCTACACAAAGGAAAAGGCTGAGGCCCTCATGGAGGACGCGAAGGAAGTTATCGTCTGGATTGAGGAGCAGATGGCGCCGTGA